One window from the genome of Clarias gariepinus isolate MV-2021 ecotype Netherlands chromosome 15, CGAR_prim_01v2, whole genome shotgun sequence encodes:
- the lpar3 gene encoding lysophosphatidic acid receptor 3, which translates to MSSHNECYYNESMQFFYNKSNHVTQDWEHLALLQSVGCIFCCFILVSNAMVITAVITNKRFHYAFYYLVGNLAASDFLAGIAYLYLMFNTGKVSKTLSVHGYFFRQGILDTSLSASLANLLVIALERYISIMNWKMHSNLTKRRVTLLIVLVWAFSLFMGAVPSLGWNCICSIEQCSLLAPVFSRSYLIFWSVFNLLVFLIMVAIYLRIYIYVRKKTSVLNGHATGSLKRKRTPIKLVKTVMTVLGVFVICWTPGLIVLLLDGLKCEQCNLLQFKRWFLLLAVLNSVLNPIIYSYKDDEMWTTIKNLLRCVCNGTRRQRSSKANMRAATSSTDVNTSLRLSEEKNTTQDMLKT; encoded by the exons ATGTCCAGTCACAACGAGTGTTATTATAATGAGTCCATGCAGTTTTTCTACAACAAAAGCAACCATGTTACTCAAGACTGGGAGCACCTCGCTCTACTTCAGTCTGTGGGCTGCATCTTCTGTTGCTTCATCCTGGTGTCCAACGCAATGGTCATCACCGCTGTGATCACCAACAAACGGTTTCACTACGCATTCTATTATCTTGTGGGCAACCTTGCTGCTTCGGACTTTCTTGCTGGGATCGCATACCTGTATCTCATGTTCAATACAGGTAAAGTGTCCAAAACATTGAGTGTTCATGGGTACTTTTTTCGGCAGGGCATTTTGGATACAAGTCTCTCGGCCTCGCTCGCGAACCTGCTTGTGATCGCTTTGGAGCGTTACATCTCCATCATGAACTGGAAGATGCACAGTAACCTTACGAAGCGCCGGGTGACCCTTTTGATTGTGCTAGTTTGGGCCTTCTCCCTCTTTATGGGTGCAGTACCGAGCCTGGGCTGGAACTGCATCTGCAGTATCGAACAGTGCTCACTGCTGGCACCGGTCTTCAGCAGGAGCTACCTGATCTTCTGGTCAGTGTTCAACTTGTTGGTTTTCCTCATAATGGTCGCCATATACTTAAGGATATATATCTACGTAAGGAAGAAAACCAGTGTACTAAACGGCCATGCCACTGGATCTTTGAAACGCAAGAGGACGCCGATCAAGCTCGTTAAAACAGTGATGACTGTATTGG GTGTATTCGTGATCTGTTGGACCCCTGGTCTCATTGTGCTGCTCCTGGATGGCTTAAAATGTGAGCAGTGCAATTTGCTACAGTTTAAGCGCTGGTTTCTTCTCCTGGCCGTCCTTAACTCTGTGTTGAACCCGATCATATACTCTTACAAGGACGATGAGATGTGGACCACCATCAAGAATTTGCTGCGATGTGTCTGTAATGGTACCCGACGGCAGAGGTCATCAAAGGCCAACATGCGCGCTGCAACGTCGAGCACGGATGTGAATACAAGCCTACGCCTCTCCGAGGAGAAAAATACAACACAGGACATGCTGAAGACCTAA
- the LOC128543209 gene encoding atrial natriuretic peptide receptor 2-like, giving the protein MALYYILAFFSLLVVVVECWHDLDNTEYDCWPIVDPNDYNMISCGGLEMAWVQRPPEKVTSGEEFNVTYSVTALDSFYEYAVENRILHFSNASEAKRFCYEHECPSNWNNANEHNCCVYHANIHSCPLGLMVSRGICGPWIPDDGEIVTHTVSKAGKMSQLLWTSKVVLVHVGVTSIIAHIKVGQMHAALEAKVLVISAQVCGDDTCELEESCLTCPADCGVCPMAMSIKVAIGLPVVLICTGFIITVMWLQYQKQKMFWDESWIISYNKIIFGKACYMGFCSTTSLQPVKSNSSISRATDVTVCTVVNTSFQPGFIQPGIYDGRTVAVKHIQKKHFTLSKTIRKEVKEVRELDHPNLAKFIGGSIEVPYVCIITEYCPKGSLADVLLNEDIPINWGFRLSFATDIARGMAYLHQHKMFHGRLHSRNCVVDDRWVCKISDYGLKAYRKEDSEVLSSTFHCVNLCRIYSAPEVLLGNTSTNTAAADVYSIILVEIATRSDLISQEKSEPVRLDKRWRPPLPELTAGKSDSDCPNQVEYCELIKKCWSHSVSTRPTFEQVKKMLDKMNPHKVSPVDMMMNLMEKYSKHLEAIVAERTQDLLQEKQKTDRLLYSMLPKPVADDLRQGRTTEAQSYTNATVYFSDIVGFTQLSGSSTPHQVVDFLNQLYTTFDDIIDNYDVYKVETIGDAYMVVSGVPNENGINHAGEIASMALDLISVCHAFKIPHKPTTQLKIRAGIHSGPVVAGVVGTKMPRYCLFGDTVNTASRMESTSEALKIQCSESTAGLLQTLGGYVLVCRGALNVKGKGEMTTWWLETKGGPTDLLHDKEPQKGPVPVSN; this is encoded by the exons ATGGCTCTCTACTACATCCTGGCTTTCTTCTCCCTCCTG GTTGTGGTAGTTGAATGTTGGCATGACTTGGACAACACTGAATACGACTGCTGGCCGATAGTCGATCCAAACGATTACAACATGATCAGCTGCGGTG GGTTAGAGATGGCGTGGGTGCAGCGTCCTCCCGAGAAAGTCACCAGCGGCGAAGAGTTTAATGTTACCTATTCTGTCACAGCATTAGATTCCTTTTATGAGTATGCAGTCGAAAACAGGATCCTACACTTCAG TAACGCTTCAGAAGCTAAAAGATTCTGCTACGAACACGAATGTCCATCTAACTGGAACAACGCCAATGAGCACAACTGCTGCGTGTATCACGCCAACATCCACTCTTGTCCACTTGGGCTGATGGTCA GTCGAGGGATTTGTGGTCCTTGGATCCCAGATGATGGCGAGATAGTCACTCATACTGTGTCTAAAGCGGGCAAGATGAGTCAGCTTCTCTGGACCTCAAAG GTGGTGCTTGTGCATGTAGGAGTCACCTCGATCATTGCCCATATTAAAGTAGGACAGATGCATGCTGCACTCGAAGCCAAGGTGCTTGTCATTAGTGCTCAAG TGTGTGGAGATGACAcctgtgagttagaagagagcTGTCTGACATGCCCTGCAGACTGTGGTGTCTGTCCCATGGCCATGTCCATCAAGGTCGCCATTGGACTCCCAGTTGTCCTTATCTGTACCGGTTTCATCATAACTGTAATG TGGCTGCAATATCAAAAGCAGAAGATGTTTTGGGATGAGAGTTGGATAATCAGCTACAATAAGATCATATTTG GCAAAGCATGCTACATGGGCTTCTGTAGCACAACAAGTCTACAGCCGGTGAAGAGCAACTCCAGCATCAGCCGGGCCACGGACGTCACAGTGTGCACGGTGGTGAACACCAGCTTTCAGCCAGGTTTCATTCAGCCAGGCATCTA TGACGGAAGGACAGTGGCGGTGAAACACATCCAGAAAAAGCACTTCACTCTGTCCAAAACGATCCGGAAAGAAGTGAaggaagtgag GGAACTCGATCATCCAAATCTGGCTAAGTTTATCGGAGGTTCCATCGAAGTCCCGTACGTTTGCATCATTACAGAATATTGTCCTAAAGGAAGCCTGGCTGATGTTCTTTTGAATGAAGATATCCCTATCAACTGGGGCTTTCG CTTATCGTTTGCCACTGATATCGCCCGTGGGATGGCTTATCTCCACCAACACAAAATGTTCCACGGACGGCTTCATTCCCGCAACTGTGTTGTTGATGATCGTTGGGTGTGCAAAAtatcag ACTACGGTTTGAAGGCCTATAGGAAAGAGGACTCAGAAGTACTGAGCAGCACTTTCCACTGTGTGAACCTCTGTCGCATTTACTCTGCGCCTGAAGTTTTGTTGGGTAACACAAGCACCAACACTGCTGCAGCTGATGT CTATTCTATTATCTTGGTAGAGATCGCCACACGCAGTGACCTTATCTCG CAGGAAAAAAGTGAACCTGTGAGGCTTGATAAAAGATGGCGTCCACCTCTTCCTGAACTGACAGCTGGGAAATCAGACAGTGATTGTCCTAATCAAGTGGAGTACTGTGAG CTGATTAAGAAGTGCTGGTCCCACAGTGTCTCCACCAGGCCAACATTTGAGCAAGTGAAAAAGATGTTGGATAAAATGAACCCGCACAAAGTCAGTCCTGTTGATATGATGATGAACCTG ATGGAAAAATACAGTAAGCATTTGGAGGCCATAGTTGCCGAGAGAACTCAAGACCTTCTTCAGGAGAAACAGAAGACGGACCGCCTgctttaca gtATGCTACCGAAACCCGTGGCTGATGATCTTAGGCAAGGACGCACAACAGAGGCACAAAGCTACACTaatgctactgtatattttag CGATATAGTGGGATTTACCCAGCTCTCAGGCTCGAGCACACCGCACCAGGTGGTGGATTTCCTTAACCAACTTTACACCACTTTTGACGACATCATTGACAACTATGACGTGTACAAAGTGGAAACTATCGGAGATGCTT ATATGGTGGTGTCTGGTGTGCCGAATGAGAATGGCATCAATCATGCAGGTGAAATCGCCAGCATGGCCTTGGATTTGATCAGCGTTTGCCATGCGTTCAAAATCCCACACAAGCCCACTACCCAGCTGAAGATACGAGCTGGCATACACTCAG GGCCTGTAGTGGCTGGAGTGGTTGGCACCAAAATGCCACGTTACTGTTTATTCGGAGACACTGTGAACACAGCATCTCGCATGGAGTCCACTAGTGAAG CTTTAAAGATTCAGTGTAGTGAATCTACAGCTGGTCTCCTGCAGACTTTAGGAGGATACGTGCTGGTCTGCCGTGGCGCTCTGAATGTGAAG GGCAAAGGAGAGATGACTACATGGTGGCTGGAAACAAAAGGGGGCCCAACAGACCTACTTCATGATAAAGAGCCACAGAAAGGGCCTGTCCCTGTTAGCAACTAA